The following are from one region of the Sandaracinus amylolyticus genome:
- a CDS encoding pirin family protein — protein sequence MTTTTLRSVTNIVPAQRTVEGAGFVVHRPFPTEALETLDPFLMIDEMGPVDYAPGEAVGAPDHPHRGFETISYILEGEVEHEDSAGFSGKLSAGSVQWMTAGSGVVHSEMPSRAIRERGGRVHGFQIWVNLPRRLKMTAPRYQDVHRIPEATSEDGKVKVRVVAGSALGASAVIETHVPITYLHFTIAPGGRVVQPIDATHAAGAYVFRGAGTVGGAAIEARRLAVLDASGDAVELAVPSDASEPMEVLLLSGAPIREPVAWYGPFVMNAPGEIKQAILDYQSGRMGSIKPETRIVE from the coding sequence ATGACGACGACGACGCTCCGTTCCGTGACGAACATCGTGCCCGCGCAGCGCACCGTCGAGGGCGCGGGGTTCGTGGTGCATCGGCCCTTCCCGACCGAGGCGCTCGAGACGCTCGATCCGTTCCTGATGATCGACGAGATGGGGCCGGTGGACTACGCGCCCGGTGAGGCCGTCGGCGCGCCCGATCATCCGCACCGCGGGTTCGAGACCATCTCGTACATCCTCGAGGGCGAGGTCGAGCACGAGGACTCGGCGGGCTTCTCCGGCAAGCTCTCCGCGGGCTCGGTGCAGTGGATGACCGCGGGCTCCGGCGTGGTGCACTCCGAGATGCCGTCGCGCGCGATCCGCGAGCGCGGTGGCCGCGTCCATGGCTTCCAGATCTGGGTGAACCTGCCGCGTCGCCTGAAGATGACGGCGCCGCGCTACCAGGACGTGCACCGCATCCCCGAGGCGACGAGCGAGGACGGCAAGGTGAAGGTGCGCGTCGTCGCGGGCAGCGCGCTCGGCGCGAGCGCGGTGATCGAGACCCACGTCCCGATCACGTACCTGCACTTCACGATCGCGCCCGGTGGTCGCGTGGTGCAGCCCATCGACGCGACGCACGCGGCGGGCGCGTACGTGTTCCGCGGCGCGGGCACGGTGGGTGGCGCGGCGATCGAAGCGCGACGTCTCGCGGTGCTCGATGCGAGCGGTGACGCGGTCGAGCTCGCGGTGCCGAGCGATGCGAGCGAGCCGATGGAGGTGCTGCTGCTGAGCGGTGCTCCCATCCGTGAGCCGGTCGCGTGGTACGGGCCCTTCGTCATGAACGCGCCGGGCGAGATCAAGCAGGCGATCCTCGACTACCAGTCGGGCCGCATGGGCTCGATCAAGCCCGAGACCCGCATCGTGGAGTGA
- a CDS encoding kinesin codes for MSSSLVFRRYGGSLQVEIRSFADLLQAIQLHDALWVATACPRKGLACDAAFLDALDRDGNGRIVSDDLRFAVKWTAEMLEEHRGIDEASDVLELSSLSKQGASMRRAAETILEATSAEKKKSISLAQVRESAKALRASGINGDGIVAPETISDAGAADAVRTILSVLDPKENLAGKKGLDAATLEVFRKRRDTGLARLDVEGAVMVWGEPSIARAKATRAARDALDEYFVQCRLVAAQPEAGEQLRLPADHVRGALGDREALAKAARALPIAPPRADGTLRFAEVVRGPAYEAIDTFRREVVAPVLGEAEVLPEGAWRDLRAKSDAILAWIEEGEKDRVVGLGAKLREITGAQLDAIGEAIAKDLAHKPTLEAIASLEKLILHQRWILRFANNFIAMPELFDHKRSALFQRGTLTLGGRHFALAVEVPDRGAHAALAESSNTFVAYVKIEPAGKPPFEVAVPVTAGTSAGITVGKRGVFRDPDDIELDASVVQIVPQPVSLWEAAIAPFARVGRFVSGKLEELGKTGDAAMESTITSTEARVREERARHDAAAAAPPPAAAPAAAPAAAPAAPGAGAGALGGVIASGGLALAAVGSSAAFMMNQLQGMSLVDVVRAAIAIAAIVMVPSAFLGWLKLRKRNLAILLEGAGWALNDRLMLTRRLGLFFTRKPPRPEGSRIDRSDLVPVLARSEDDTSSTRGRVAVAALVLVILGAYWTHSWWWPYLRHALPLLDHLEQPAASESTTPAP; via the coding sequence ATGTCGTCCAGCCTCGTCTTCCGCCGGTACGGTGGGTCGCTCCAGGTGGAGATCCGCTCGTTCGCCGATCTCCTCCAGGCGATCCAGCTCCACGACGCGCTCTGGGTCGCGACCGCGTGCCCACGGAAGGGGCTCGCGTGCGACGCCGCGTTCCTCGACGCGCTCGATCGTGACGGCAACGGGCGCATCGTGAGCGACGACCTGCGCTTCGCGGTGAAGTGGACCGCGGAGATGCTCGAGGAGCACCGCGGCATCGACGAGGCGAGCGACGTGCTCGAGCTCTCCTCGCTCTCGAAGCAGGGCGCGTCGATGCGGCGCGCCGCCGAGACGATCCTCGAGGCGACGTCCGCCGAGAAGAAGAAGTCGATCTCGCTCGCTCAGGTGCGCGAGAGCGCGAAGGCGCTGCGCGCGAGCGGCATCAACGGCGACGGCATCGTCGCGCCCGAGACGATCTCCGACGCCGGCGCGGCGGATGCGGTGCGCACGATCCTCTCGGTGCTCGATCCGAAGGAGAACCTCGCGGGCAAGAAGGGTCTCGACGCGGCGACGCTCGAGGTCTTCCGCAAGCGCCGCGACACCGGGCTCGCGCGGCTCGACGTGGAGGGCGCGGTGATGGTGTGGGGCGAGCCGAGCATCGCCCGCGCGAAGGCGACGCGCGCCGCGCGTGACGCGCTCGACGAGTACTTCGTGCAGTGCCGCCTCGTCGCGGCGCAGCCCGAGGCGGGTGAGCAGCTGCGCCTGCCCGCCGATCACGTGCGTGGTGCGCTCGGTGATCGCGAAGCGCTCGCGAAGGCGGCGCGCGCGCTGCCGATCGCACCGCCGCGCGCCGACGGAACGTTGCGCTTCGCCGAGGTGGTGCGCGGCCCGGCGTACGAGGCGATCGACACGTTCCGGCGCGAGGTCGTGGCACCGGTGCTCGGCGAGGCGGAGGTGCTGCCCGAGGGCGCGTGGCGCGATCTGCGCGCGAAGTCCGACGCGATCCTCGCGTGGATCGAAGAGGGCGAGAAGGATCGTGTGGTCGGGCTCGGCGCGAAGCTGCGCGAGATCACCGGCGCGCAGCTCGACGCGATCGGCGAGGCGATCGCGAAGGACCTCGCGCACAAGCCGACGCTCGAGGCGATCGCGTCGCTCGAGAAGCTGATCCTCCACCAGCGCTGGATCCTGCGCTTCGCGAACAACTTCATCGCGATGCCCGAGCTCTTCGACCACAAGCGCTCGGCGCTCTTCCAGCGCGGCACGCTGACGCTCGGGGGACGACACTTCGCGCTCGCGGTCGAGGTGCCCGATCGCGGCGCGCACGCGGCGCTCGCCGAGAGCTCGAACACGTTCGTCGCGTACGTGAAGATCGAGCCCGCGGGCAAGCCGCCGTTCGAGGTCGCGGTGCCGGTCACGGCGGGCACCTCGGCGGGGATCACGGTGGGCAAGCGCGGCGTGTTCCGCGATCCCGACGACATCGAGCTCGACGCGAGCGTGGTGCAGATCGTCCCCCAGCCCGTCTCGCTGTGGGAGGCCGCGATCGCGCCGTTCGCGCGGGTCGGGCGGTTCGTGTCGGGCAAGCTCGAGGAGCTCGGCAAGACCGGCGACGCGGCGATGGAGTCGACGATCACGAGCACCGAGGCGCGAGTGCGCGAAGAGCGCGCGCGTCACGACGCGGCGGCCGCGGCGCCTCCTCCGGCGGCTGCGCCGGCTGCGGCGCCTGCGGCGGCGCCGGCGGCTCCGGGAGCGGGCGCGGGCGCGCTCGGTGGCGTGATCGCGTCGGGCGGCCTCGCGCTCGCGGCGGTGGGCTCGTCGGCTGCGTTCATGATGAACCAGCTCCAGGGCATGAGCCTCGTCGACGTGGTGCGCGCCGCGATCGCGATCGCCGCGATCGTGATGGTGCCATCGGCGTTCCTCGGCTGGCTCAAGCTGCGCAAGCGCAACCTCGCGATCCTCCTCGAGGGCGCGGGATGGGCGCTCAACGATCGACTGATGCTCACGCGCCGGCTCGGCCTCTTCTTCACGCGGAAGCCGCCGCGCCCCGAGGGCTCGCGCATCGATCGCAGCGATCTCGTGCCGGTGCTCGCGCGCTCGGAGGACGACACGAGCAGCACGCGAGGGCGCGTCGCGGTCGCGGCGCTGGTGCTGGTCATCCTCGGCGCGTACTGGACGCATTCGTGGTGGTGGCCGTACCTGCGTCACGCGCTGCCGCTGCTGGACCACCTCGAGCAGCCGGCCGCGAGCGAGTCGACCACGCCCGCGCCGTGA
- a CDS encoding rhodanese-like domain-containing protein has product MNPIDRQELTTLIARGTPVVLLEALPERSFTAGHLPGARHFPHDRAVELAASVVPEREVTIVVYCASETCRNSHVAAAALAQLGYPDVRVYAGGKKDWEEAGLVLER; this is encoded by the coding sequence ATGAACCCCATCGATCGCCAGGAGCTCACCACCCTGATCGCGCGCGGGACGCCCGTCGTCCTGCTCGAGGCGCTGCCCGAGCGTTCCTTCACCGCGGGCCATCTGCCCGGCGCGCGGCACTTCCCTCACGATCGCGCGGTCGAGCTCGCCGCGAGCGTGGTCCCCGAGCGCGAGGTGACGATCGTCGTCTACTGCGCGAGCGAGACCTGCCGCAATTCGCACGTCGCAGCGGCCGCGCTGGCGCAGCTGGGCTACCCGGACGTGCGCGTCTACGCGGGCGGCAAGAAGGACTGGGAAGAGGCCGGGCTCGTGCTCGAGCGCTGA
- a CDS encoding DoxX family protein, giving the protein MERLLRTDTNDTILFAQRVLLGAVMIPHGAQKLLGWFGGHGVSATMAHLTDMGIPAPIALLVILIESFGALFLVLGLLSRASALGIAVVMIGAALTAHLSHGFFMNWFGSQGGEGFEYHLLALGLALPIVIAGGGRHALDTWLLRRLATRTERDALATT; this is encoded by the coding sequence ATGGAACGACTGCTCCGCACCGACACCAACGACACGATCCTGTTCGCGCAGCGCGTGCTGCTCGGCGCGGTGATGATCCCGCACGGCGCCCAGAAGCTGCTCGGATGGTTCGGGGGCCACGGCGTCTCCGCGACGATGGCGCACCTGACCGACATGGGGATCCCGGCGCCGATCGCGCTGCTGGTGATCCTGATCGAGTCGTTCGGCGCGCTCTTCCTGGTGCTCGGGCTGCTCAGCCGCGCGAGCGCGCTCGGCATCGCGGTCGTGATGATCGGCGCGGCGCTCACCGCGCACCTCTCGCACGGCTTCTTCATGAACTGGTTCGGCAGCCAGGGCGGCGAGGGCTTCGAGTACCACCTGCTCGCGCTCGGCCTCGCGCTGCCGATCGTGATCGCGGGCGGCGGGCGCCACGCGCTCGACACCTGGCTGCTGCGCCGCCTCGCGACGCGCACCGAGCGCGACGCGCTCGCCACGACCTGA
- a CDS encoding LysR family transcriptional regulator, whose protein sequence is MSFDLDRLSSLALFARVVQLRSFTAAAEQSGIAKSAVSARISELERRLGVQLLRRSTRKLALTDEGVRFYEHCARVLESADAAEASVAAASADLRGTLRVSAPIAFAQMHLAGVLSDFLARHPELEIELSADDRFVDVVEGGFDVVVRIGRLEPSGLVARRLASDRLVVCGSPAYLARVGTPESPADLVHHNCLHYALVSQRGEWRFRGDDGSALTIPVRGNLTTTSGSVLREAAIAGLGLAVLPSFMVARDVAEGRLELVLEGRRRAEIGVFAITAGRQLPARTRALVEHLARAFADAPWAVDRGRARARGVGKTRSHG, encoded by the coding sequence GTGTCGTTCGATCTCGATCGTCTGTCCTCGCTCGCGCTCTTCGCGCGGGTGGTGCAGCTCCGCTCGTTCACCGCGGCCGCGGAGCAGTCGGGCATCGCGAAGTCCGCGGTCAGCGCGCGCATCTCGGAGCTCGAGCGGCGGCTCGGGGTGCAGCTCCTGCGGCGCTCCACGCGCAAGCTCGCGCTCACCGACGAGGGCGTGCGCTTCTACGAGCACTGCGCGCGCGTGCTCGAGTCCGCCGACGCGGCCGAGGCATCGGTCGCCGCGGCGAGCGCGGACCTACGAGGCACGCTGCGGGTGAGCGCGCCGATCGCGTTCGCGCAGATGCACCTCGCGGGCGTGCTCTCGGACTTCCTCGCGAGGCATCCCGAGCTCGAGATCGAGCTGAGCGCGGACGATCGCTTCGTCGACGTGGTCGAGGGCGGCTTCGACGTGGTGGTGCGGATCGGACGCCTCGAGCCGAGCGGGCTCGTCGCGCGCCGCCTCGCGTCGGATCGGCTCGTGGTGTGCGGCTCGCCCGCGTACCTCGCGCGCGTCGGCACCCCCGAGTCGCCCGCCGATCTCGTGCACCACAACTGCCTGCACTACGCGCTGGTGTCGCAGCGCGGCGAGTGGCGCTTCCGCGGCGACGACGGCAGCGCGCTGACGATCCCGGTGCGCGGCAACCTCACGACGACCTCGGGCAGCGTGCTGCGCGAGGCCGCGATCGCCGGGCTCGGGCTCGCGGTGCTGCCGTCGTTCATGGTCGCGCGCGACGTCGCGGAGGGTCGTCTCGAGCTCGTGCTCGAGGGACGTCGTCGTGCCGAGATCGGCGTGTTCGCGATCACCGCGGGACGGCAGCTCCCGGCGCGCACCCGAGCGCTGGTCGAGCACCTGGCGCGCGCGTTCGCCGACGCGCCGTGGGCCGTCGATCGAGGGCGGGCGCGAGCGCGCGGCGTCGGCAAGACTCGCTCGCATGGATGA
- a CDS encoding DUF924 family protein — protein sequence MDERAREVLDFWFAPEQERRWFDAGPEFDREVQARFGALVESAIRGELDAWARSPHERLALVVLLDQLARNVHRGDARMYAGDRKAQELALDAFERGIDRELAWIERVFLSMPLMHSEDLALHERLVEILRVLDAECPSDQREMQAAHAGQGAKYFEVIRRFGRFPHRNPILGRASTPEEETLVREWAAHGWVPVEPKRG from the coding sequence ATGGATGAGCGTGCGCGAGAGGTCCTCGACTTCTGGTTCGCGCCGGAGCAGGAGCGCCGGTGGTTCGACGCCGGACCGGAATTCGATCGCGAGGTGCAGGCCCGCTTCGGGGCGCTGGTCGAGTCGGCGATCCGCGGGGAGCTCGACGCGTGGGCGCGCTCGCCACACGAGCGGCTCGCGCTGGTGGTCCTGCTCGATCAGCTCGCGCGCAACGTGCACCGCGGTGACGCGCGCATGTACGCGGGGGATCGCAAGGCGCAGGAGCTCGCGCTCGACGCGTTCGAGCGAGGGATCGATCGCGAGCTCGCGTGGATCGAGCGCGTGTTCCTCTCGATGCCGCTGATGCACTCGGAGGACCTCGCGCTGCACGAGCGGCTCGTGGAGATCCTCCGGGTGCTCGACGCCGAGTGCCCGAGCGATCAGCGCGAGATGCAGGCGGCGCACGCGGGGCAGGGCGCGAAGTACTTCGAGGTGATCCGGCGCTTCGGGCGCTTCCCGCACCGCAATCCGATCCTCGGTCGCGCGTCGACGCCCGAAGAAGAAACGCTGGTGCGCGAGTGGGCGGCGCACGGATGGGTGCCCGTCGAGCCGAAGCGAGGCTAG